A region of Heteronotia binoei isolate CCM8104 ecotype False Entrance Well chromosome 2, APGP_CSIRO_Hbin_v1, whole genome shotgun sequence DNA encodes the following proteins:
- the MATN4 gene encoding matrilin-4, with product MMKLLYIAALLLLAFTALAARPKLLGAKCKTGPLDIVFVIDSSRSVRPFEFETMRRFMIDIINNLEIGINATRVGVIQYSSQVQNVFSLKTFFNRADMEKAINSIVPLAQGTMTGLAIQYAMNVAFTMQEGARPLHKKIPRVAVIVTDGRPQDRVTDVAAQARAAGIEIYAVGVQRADMNSLRAMASPPLEEHVFLVESFDLIQQFGKQFQDKLCGVDMCTELDHGCQHTCVSIPSSFYCQCNPGYKLNADGKTCSIINACADGRHGCEHQCVSSLGSYSCRCRTGYYLNQDKKTCTMINYCNFGNHSCQHECVSILNGFYCRCRDGYTLQADGKSCQASDLCNTIEHGCEFKCVSTAGSYHCVCPEGQQLQADKKTCNKCKTGHVDLVLVIDGSKSVRPQNFELVKQFVNQIVDFLDVSPHGTRVGLVQYSSRVRTEFPLQQYTAAEDVKKAVQRVQYMEKGTMTGLALKHMLEHSFSEAEGARPLSQNVPRIGLVFTDGRSQDDISEWARRAKESGIVMFAVGVGKAVESELREIASEPVDQHFSYSADFNTMTHIVDNLKLNICPEEGKGETEFRNPCECEALVQFQSNTLAILEDLTEKLSQMTTRLEQLENQIAGKK from the exons ATGATGAAGCTGCTATACATTGCTGCTCTTCTTTTGCTGGCCTTTACTGCACTAGCAGCCCGACCAAAACTTTTAG GAGCAAAGTGTAAGACAGGCCCACTGGACATTGTCTTTGTGATTGACAGCTCACGCAGCGTCCGTCCCTTTGAATTTGAAACTATGCGGCGCTTCATGATTGACATAATTAACAACCTAGAGATAGGCATCAATGCCACAAGGGTTGGAGTGATCCAGTATTCTAGCCAGGTCCAAAATGTCTTCTCCCTCAAGACCTTCTTCAACCGGGCTGACATGGAGAAAGCTATCAACAGCATTGTCCCGTTGGCCCAAGGCACCATGACAGGGCTGGCCATCCAGTATGCCATGAATGTGGCCTTTACCATGCAGGAAGGAGCGCGACCACTGCACAAGAAGATTCCTCGAGTGGCTGTGATTGTAACAGATGGGCGGCCGCAAGACCGTGTGACGGATGTGGCTGCTCAGGCCCGAGCGGCTGGCATTGAAATCTATGCTGTGGGTGTGCAGCGGGCAGACATGAACTCTTTGCGGGCCATGGCCTCTCCTCCACTGGAGGAGCATGTCTTCTTGGTGGAGTCTTTTGACCTCATTCAACAATTTGGCAAGCAGTTCCAGGATAAGTTGTGTG GTGTTGATATGTGCACAGAACTGGACCATGGCTGCCAGCATACTTGTGTCAGTATCCCTAGCTCTTTTTATTGCCAGTGCAACCCAGGATACAAGCTCAATGCTGATGGAAAGACATGCTCCA TCATTAACGCTTGTGCTGATGGGAGACATGGGTGTGAGCATCAATGTGTCAGTTCTCTCGGCTCCTACTCTTGTCGCTGCCGGACAGGCTACTACCTCAACCAGGACAAAAAGACATGTACCA TGATCAATTACTGCAACTTTGGTAACCACAGTTGCCAGCACGAATGTGTAAGCATCCTGAATGGGTTCTATTGTCGCTGTCGTGATGGCTACACTCTTCAGGCTGATGGAAAGTCATGTCAGG CCAGTGACCTCTGCAATACCATAGAGCATGGATGTGAGTTTAAATGTGTCAGTACTGCAGGCTCTTACCACTGTGTTTGCCCAGAGGGTCAGCAGCTCCAGGCAGATAAGAAGACATGTAACA AGTGCAAAACTGGACATGTTGATTTGGTACTGGTGATTGATGGCTCCAAGAGTGTCCGGCCTCAGAATTTTGAGCTGGTGAAGCAGTTTGTAAACCAGATTGTGGACTTCCTGGATGTGTCCCCTCATGGCACCCGGGTGGGGTTGGTCCAGTACTCCAGCCGTGTCCGCACAGAGTTCCCACTCCAGCAATACACGGCTGCAGAAGATGTCAAGAAGGCAGTGCAGAGAGTGCAGTACATGGAGAAGGGCACCATGACTGGACTGGCCCTCAAACACATGTTGGAACACAGCttctctgaggcagaaggagccaGACCTCTTTCCCAGAATGTtcccaggattggcctggtcttCACTGATGGGCGCTCTCAAGATGATATCTCAGAGTGGGCCAGGAGAGCAAAGGAATCAG GAATTGTCATGTTTGCTGTTGGTGTTGGCAAAGCTGTTGAGAGTGAACTGAGAGAAATTGCCTCTGAGCCAGTGGATCAGCACTTCTCCTACTCAGCAGATTTCAACACCATGACTCATATTGTTGACAATCTCAAACTCAACATTTGTCCCG AGGAGGGCAAAGGGGAAACTGAATTCCGTAACCCATGTGAATGTGAGGCCCTTGTTCAGTTCCAATCAAACACTCTTGCAATCTTGGAAGACCTCACTGAAAAAC TCTCTCAGATGACTACAAGACTTGAGCAGCTGGAAAACCAGATTGCTGGCAAAAAGTGA